The following proteins are co-located in the Castanea sativa cultivar Marrone di Chiusa Pesio chromosome 8, ASM4071231v1 genome:
- the LOC142605959 gene encoding uncharacterized protein LOC142605959 encodes MVLATNQISFTDEELPPEGRGHTLPMHIIVRCKDMIISKVLIDNGSTLNVCLISTIEQLNMDTSLIRPYTMIIRAFDGTLLEVQGEIELTIGVNPRFFVVIFQVIKVDSLYNMLLGRPWLHSAGAVASTLHRRLKYPFEDQMITVMAEKP; translated from the coding sequence ATGGTGTTGGCCACCAACCAGATCTCTTTTACAGATGAGGAGTTACCTCCAGAAGGAAGAGGGCATACTTTGCCCATGCACATTATAGTAAGGTGTAAGGACATGATCATCTCCAAAGTGTTGATTGACAATGGATCGACATTGAATGTTTGCCTAATATCTACCATAGAGCAATTGAATATGGATACCTCTCTTATCCGACCTTACACCATGATCATTAGAGCCTTTGATGGCACTCTCCTCGAGGTGCAAGGCGAGATCGAATTAACAATCGGGGTCAACCCCAGGTTTTTCGTGGTCATCTTCCAAGTCATCAAGGTGGATTCCCTGTATAACATGCTCCTAGGGAGGCCTTGGCTACACTCCGCAGGTGCGGTTGCTTCTACCCTTCACCGAAGGCTCAAGTACCCTTTTGAGGATCAGATGATCACTGTTATGGCTGAAAAGCCCTAA